CGCCAGAGAAGCCTCGCTCTCCAGAGAAGCCGTCCTCCCCGCTCAAAGATGAAAAGGCTGTGGTGGAGGAGAGCGTCACTGTCACAAAGGTAACAAAAGTCACCGCTGAGGTGGAGGTGTCGAAGGAAGCCAGGAAAGAAGACATTGCGGTGAATGGCGAAGTGGAGGAGAAGAAGGATGAGGCCAAGGAGAAGGAGgctgaggaggaagagaagagcgTTGTCACCAATGGCCTCGACGTGAGCCCTGTCGATGAGAAGGGTGAGAAAGTTGTAGTAaccaaaaaagcagagaaaatcacAAGTGAAGGAGGGGACAGTACAACCACCTACATCACAAAGTCGGTGACGGTCACTCAGAAGGTGGAGGAACATGAAGAGAGCTTTGAGGAGAAATTGGT
This region of Meleagris gallopavo isolate NT-WF06-2002-E0010 breed Aviagen turkey brand Nicholas breeding stock chromosome 24 unlocalized genomic scaffold, Turkey_5.1 Chr24_random_7180001851179, whole genome shotgun sequence genomic DNA includes:
- the LOC109364217 gene encoding neurofilament medium polypeptide-like — translated: EKPRSPEKPSSPLKDEKAVVEESVTVTKVTKVTAEVEVSKEARKEDIAVNGEVEEKKDEAKEKEAEEEEKSVVTNGLDVSPVDEKGEKVVVTKKAEKITSEGGDSTTTYITKSVTVTQKVEEHEESFEEKLVSTKKVEKVTSHAVVKEIKE